Below is a genomic region from Argiope bruennichi chromosome 3, qqArgBrue1.1, whole genome shotgun sequence.
ATGGCTAGATATGCTAGTCATGATTCATAGACATGCTGGGTACGCTAAATCATATGGTATTAGAATCGTTAATACATatcaaaaattgcataaaaatcgatatttcatatttaaatcttttaatgaaaatatttcagtaatccATAAGCTgcctttaataatttaatttatatttaatgtatcttcataaacttcatttttaaaagcattttttaaatttcattcaaatacattgtaattttttctaaataaacaaatattgatttttaatataatttcgaataaatattgttgttgtttaaaaaaaaagtacatacaGACATCTTTCTCCTAGATctccttcaaaaattaaaaagtactgTTTACGTACCAAACTTTCTTCATGCTCTCTCTTTTATGAATTTACAATTCTAATtgaataacaacaaaataattataatattcatacaAACAACATCTGAGTTATAGATATATCAGATCAATGTACATTCTGATTTCAACTCCGATAAAGTCAATTTATGtagtattgaaacaaaataaagaaacgcATTTGTCTTTTGAATGCTcactttattaataatgaatataaaaacaacGGTTTTACATCAACATGAAATATAAGCACATATGTACATATACAAGCAAAGGGATAGCTATTCATTACTTataatattagattatatatGTTATCGTCCTAAAGCAACCATATGGATAAGCAATAGAAACTTTCATTACAAAAGTTGACCTGTATTGACTAAGAAAACGACTTAGTCAAAAAGATCCAAATGGTAGCAGACGAAGTTTTTGGCTAGCATATGAGAGCCTGCAATTGCTGTACCCGCTACCAGGCCCTCTAGGAAACTGCGTCATAAATAGTTTGCTGTTACTCAGATGCAAGAgcgtaaaaaataatatttataggaaCATATATATTATGGAAATAATGAAAGCTGAAACTGAAAACTTGTAGTTTTGTCTCAaacctgaattttaaaaaaagaatagactATTCTTTATAACAGTATTGAACCGTTATAATGAGATAATATTCTTGTGAAAGAAAAGCTGCCAGAGTATATTTGACAAAACATGCAAGCGGCTGAAGTTAACTTAAGCTATGGTTTTGTTCAAAGTTAGGTGTAAATTAACTGAGgcacatttatacaaaataaaaataaagataagcaGCTAAATTAGTTTTGAGTTCGAGTTACTGTCTAGTTCTTTCTCAAAATCAAGTGAATGGCAAAAGTAAAAGCATTAGCTATTACAGTTTATGAAATACAGACGGGCAGCCATCTGaagttttgagttttaaaaaaaataagcgttTTAAGGGGTATATCAAAAGGAACTGGCACTAGAAGACcctttattgcaattttattcatGCACATTTACAACAACAGAACTAATGCCAACTAAAAGCAATCATACATACAAGTACATCACTTCATAATTGTAGCAGATTTTTAGATGACCTAGTCCTGACAAGACATTAAAAACacaagaaattacaaaatatacataGTTCCTAAGCTGTGCGTACCAAAGACACAAGTGAGTGAAATAAATCGGATGTCGTATTTTAACCTCTGAATCCACCACTTCCTCTTGCAGGAGGACGAGGCTGAGAGATTGCTGGTGGCACGTAGATCGGTTGAGCTGCACGTCCTGGTGTCACTGCAACTGCCCTGGCAACGTCCTGTTCGTTATGGAAAGGTACGTTGGGCCCAGCACCCAGGTTGGCATTAAGATAGTAGAAATCTCTGGCACTACCGCATGGGACAGCATCCTCTGGATAAGAGCAAGTGAATGAGAACTGATTGAAGACGGTCTGGTTGCCGCAGAAGAAGGACCATTGTAGCATCTCGGATGATCCGTCCATGTTGACAACTGTGTGGCATACATGGAAGATTTGGCAGTTATTGTCAACATCAGCGTAATAGCCGTCATTGCTGCAGACGAAGGAAGTTCTCACTGCTCCAACAATGAGTTCTGCACCATCTGGAAGCTCGTAGGCTGCACGCTTGGACtgttgaaaattcataaaaatttattatactacgcaaatttattaaaaagatttataaaaattatattttgtaacagATAAGATGTTGTTGTATCAAATTctgtttttactttaattaatgtgCTTCAATATTTTAAGCAGTTCTACATAAATACAACTCGTAAAAATATGACATTGTATTTTACTAATGAAAGGAAATCTAGTTACTAGTAAGTGAAAGTTACTTGTAGGTAATAGCCTGGCATATCGTTAGAAATAAGATGAACatgtaattagttaaaaaatattcttatgcaattaataaaagttttttttaacattttttggtagaattttgtagaaattttcatattgttttatagAAATTGTGCTGTTTCAagacaacataaaataaatgaaatacttacCCTAGATGCAGCGAGTGTAAGGGACAAACCagacaaaactgaaaaaataaatgaattattatcttAAAGATCAAAAAGGTGGATAAAATGCCATCATATATTATTCAGAACAATCGACAATGTTGCAATACAAAACAAtcttcttaaataattatatatattttttagaaattgtagttatttggaaaaaaattgataagaaaagAGGGTCTAGTTTTCCTGCAGtcaaaaattatatggaaatctTCTATTTTACctccaagaaaaataaaattttgtattatgcaTATAAGACCAACACAATTTTGCATTTAGCGtataagtttaatatatttttttttatttaacgtatTGGATCAAAACAATTTGGAATCTAGCATaacagaatattatttctttactctttttggtatatatatatatatatatatatatatatatatatatatatatatatatatatatatatatatatatatatatatatatatatatatatatatatatatatatatatatatatatatatatatatatatatatatctttctctgaaagatttcctttcaaaaaatttttccatgaattttataatttaaagaaatcgaAACTGTTTCTATTCAGAAAGAAGCTGAAAAAtggatatatattataatttgctaAGAGAATAAAGAACATTACTATCTcctaaatatcataaaaattatcaaaaaaatttttttatcttattacaagaaataagaagttttataattttcgattatataaaagtattttaaaacaaaagataaatcatttgctttgaacatttaaactatttataacaTCCAGTTCAGTTATTACATAAACTTCTGTAAGTAAAtgagcaaatattaaataatcaattttagtcatgaatattaaattgtgaaTCTTTCTCGTTGATCTATTCTTGAGTTtagttttagcttaatttagttatattaacgtcccgttgtaaagcaatactagggctatttcgggacggacttcgtaattttgaaccgctgtcagatgacgaggacgacacctgagcgggcactcccctctccacgccacaccacatcAGCGATCTATTCTTGAAgaagatttctttttgttatataaatttgtgtaagtgtaaaatcgaaataaaattttaaaattataatttactagaaaagttaaaatttatatttgctttattttgaattttatttatttgttatatgctgcattactttttgaattagatatttatttaaggatttaggccatttctatttctttatatagAACTGGActtcttaaaactttttgtaaatttagctcgaaagtatttgaaatttcgCCGGAGAAGTCTTTTAGAATAAAGTATATCAGGGAATTGGATAAAGTTTAACTGtttttcgaaagaagaaaaaactttctTTCGGTGCACTCTTTCAGAAATTAGAATCATTTAAAAGGACTAGTGTTTAGTATTACATAGATATGCATGGTTTTCCTTCATCGTGAGCGAAGAAGGAAGACACTGTATTAGTGCTTAGTAAAagtagagttttaaaatttacttacaaattaGTGCGATGGACAACTTCATCTTCGAAAAGAAAAGGTTACTGAACCAACTGAAAAGTAAAAGAatgttcattatttatatataatatcaaatatttgaaatatattcaattttcggcaaaatattaaatatttaaattatagaaaatgctctaaaataaattttacgttctaattttgtattttatttttttttaaaaaattcatgaaatatctgtaattttaacttttaaaaaattttaatggaaactttcttttaataatataattgtgaTTTATTTCGCTAAAGACAAAagggcttatatatatatatatatatatatatatttgaagattaaattgatgtaaatatatttaagttcaaTTAAGTTTATTTCCTCATTTTCTGTAAGTTCTTTTATATCAATCAACAAACTATTTATGATAATTTCgactccaattttttttttctctaggtGACTTCGTATTAAAtagttttagtttgaattttaactttctGCTTAAATAATTACCTACCTATTTTAAATTTCCgcttaaatcaaaaattattagcAAACGTTACACTacgtttatataattaataattagagtCATGAATTCGATAACAATTGTAAgagctgtaaaaataaaaagtgcacCTCACATATTAGACAATCGgaaagataaatcattttttaataatgcttatgTTTAATATTGTCAGTATTACAACATTTAAAGAATCAAGCATTTGACAGCTAGcgatattttatatcataaataacaattttacctctttattatgtttaaatacgTTATAAGTTTTTAGTGCACAAAAAAATAACAActgtaatattgttttataataattccttaattcataatcttgaatgaaattaaattagaaaaaaaaataagggagGAATTGACAGAACTTATAAAATTGGACAAAACTTTAAGCGTTTTACAAAATGTAGATGCTTTTCACACATTATGTCACTCAGAAATCTCAATTCTTTAGATGAATTTCTAAACAAtagttttgcattaaaattctgtaaactattaggaaaggaataaaagtaaaatttcttttatttatcataaataacgGAACAAAATACCATTGACATGTCCTTCGTACCTAATTGTTGTATATATGCTTTACAACAGatctagaaaaaatttaatgcagtaaaatttggtaaaattgtGGCAGATATGCGGAGAGTGTTCTGCCAACGTAGTCTTTTGCAGACAAATTCATTCTACTGGCCAACAGAGTAAGCCAGCGATTTTCAAGATTTTCTATGTCTAAGTTATCAAATGATGATTTTTACTTTAAGCCAGCATATTACACTTCTGTGTGCTGAAACCGTGATGCCATATTCCCACTttattctacaataaaaaaataaattcattaatttttcgaatttttcatttaacaattttgttttataaattatgtgGTTTCTTAACCCTGTGACTACTAATAAGATACACACATTTCACTAaccttcaaaattaattcaaaaagattttattaaaagcagCGTTTTTAGGATTATTTCCCCATGAAGCCACAGGCTgtggcttaaaaaataatttagagaaaaattcgaataaatttattatatccagaatctattcttttcactaacataaaaaaagaaaaggaaaaaattttaaaattcataatcataAAGAACttgtaagatatttttgaaaaatcgaagTAAAAAATTCGTTTAAAGAGTTTTAGCAAGAAATAATTGAAcagtttatgttaaattattcttGAGAATTTGATCAATTTCGTTTCCTTATAtgccataaatatttattccttttgctTCACAGAagacttttattttgatatttataaacagTAAAGATTTAAACTACCATCAAagctaaaagataatttaaactaaaaaaatgtcacttttaaaataaaaaaaaatctaaatttaaataaatattacaattttatcaattgtttttaatacaagttttatgtaaagtatttataaaaaaaatttttaaattaccagtACATCTTAGCAGCAATTTTTTCAAAGACTGTATATTTTTCagtagttttaatattaattaactgaTTCTAAAAGCAATATTGTTtacgaaaaattataattcaatgatttaaaaaaaatgcctcttATTGCAAAAGCTTgcataagtttaattttgaattttctactgacgaacaaaataattatttctaattaaggATTCAAAccattaaatcttttaatgaattataaaaattattcaatgtcttatattttttaaaaatttttatctttctcaaTCTACAATCTTTCTCTGTCTTTTCAGTTATTCTATCTTTCAATTCTCCAACTTgtcatttacttaaatatttcgatttttgactttctttttattaataaattttattataacccatactgattctttaaaaatagaaattttgaataaatatgggcattttgaaataattttaaaagtttttgaattatttattattttttaaaaaagatttgtattttattttatgatcaaaattgtattttgaaactgTATACTGAAAGATTATCCAATAAAGTTCTTCCACTTAGCAGTTGAATATCAATAATAAGTTCCTTAAAGATTCAttaggaattaataaaattactaaatagttTGTAAGTTAAGGCTTAGTTAAGGCtacaattttacaaatgaaatcagGCAGTTAAATTGcttatttcaaaagatatcaCATTTCCTTAAGTAACCTTCTTTTATGAAAAACTCGCGAGTAGGTTAAATTCTGAATGCTGAACTATGCTATATTCATAATAATTcggattattattaattttaaataataatagaatttagctaaaatgaaattaacatagAAAAAAGTCACGTTGTAAAATATCCACTAAGATTGCTTTCAGTTTGAATATCTCATAGCTGCACAGCTCACATAGTTAGTatcgaaaattattgaaaaaaattacctaacttaataaaaattgctgaatcattttataaaatatagcacCTGAAGcttaaattcaaaagttataggaaatgaaaaatttataaataaatttgacgaaaaaaaattctacagataATAAACCATAAGCATTCACCTGCCTCTTCAATCTATATTTatagataagaaaaaatatatttgctactcgtcaatacaaaaaatgttagtttaaaacttcacaatgattttttataaaatgcttacttcaaaaaaattctgataagattttcaaaaaaaaattattttacactattaatttactaaatttagaGGAACTTAATTGCTGAGATTctcatttgaaaaatctttccaaTTCCTGCACCACCAATTTTACATTGGCAAAATAaagttcaagattttttttaaaaattttcgctagatcttaaaatatacttttctgtTAGATATATCCGAAACCGAAGAATgcgttaaaaaaatttcgttaaatattcattcattaaaaactattgataacttttcaaaaatctctttttttctttaaattgataatttactaatttttaacaaacttcactattttgattttataaaagaaaagaatttttacaattcttgCTGCACTCAAATTAATG
It encodes:
- the LOC129963332 gene encoding uncharacterized protein LOC129963332, which produces MKLSIALIFLSGLSLTLAASRSKRAAYELPDGAELIVGAVRTSFVCSNDGYYADVDNNCQIFHVCHTVVNMDGSSEMLQWSFFCGNQTVFNQFSFTCSYPEDAVPCGSARDFYYLNANLGAGPNVPFHNEQDVARAVAVTPGRAAQPIYVPPAISQPRPPARGSGGFRG